Sequence from the Methanobacterium alkalithermotolerans genome:
AATTGTGGAAAAAGAGGGCTGTCAGATAATAACAGAGTAAGTCCACCTATTCCTCTAATTTTTAATTTCAGTTATATGGGAGTATATTTTTTCTATACCTTCCTCGTTCCCTATTTTTTCATAATAATGTAAAGATTCATTTAAAAATTCCATAGCACTGTCAGGTTTTCCATTGCTTTTCAATATCAGTGCCATATAATACAGGCTTTCCGCAGTATTTTCCAGGTCACTGGATTTTAGAGATAATTTATATGCTTTTTGAAAATAATTATAAGCCCTATCTAATTTATGCTGGTGAAACGCTGTAACCG
This genomic interval carries:
- a CDS encoding tetratricopeptide repeat protein, whose translation is MDTIIILGSMVMVCVYMMTLYFYNKSKQIEKNRSDIMIKAVTAFHQHKLDRAYNYFQKAYKLSLKSSDLENTAESLYYMALILKSNGKPDSAMEFLNESLHYYEKIGNEEGIEKIYSHITEIKN